The Vicia villosa cultivar HV-30 ecotype Madison, WI linkage group LG1, Vvil1.0, whole genome shotgun sequence genome includes a region encoding these proteins:
- the LOC131609484 gene encoding defensin Ec-AMP-D2-like, whose product MARSISLVSTIFVFVLLLVATGPSMVAEARDCESKSHKFKGKCLSDTNCASVCKTERFTGGHCRGFRQRCFCTTHC is encoded by the exons ATGGCTCGTTCAATTTCTTTGGTCTCTACCATCTTTGTCTTCGTTCTCCTTCTTGTGGCCACTG GGCCAAGTATGGTGGCAGAGGCAAGAGATTGTGAATCTAAAAGTCACAAGTTCAAAGGAAAATGTTTGAGTGACACCAACTGTGCTTCTGTGTGCAAAACAGAACGTTTCACTGGCGGACACTGCCGTGGATTCCGTCAAAGATGCTTTTGCACTACACACTGTTGA